The following proteins are co-located in the Micromonospora coriariae genome:
- the eccD gene encoding type VII secretion integral membrane protein EccD → MTTGLARVTISAPQRRVDVALPEQVPLAELLPDVLRHAGEGLADDGERHGGWVLRRTDGALLVTAQALLPQGVRDGEVLHLVPARAHWPELEYDDVVEAIADGARRRGGAWSPTATRAAGLAGAAVPLAVGLLALLVGGPAYRGGWLAAAVVAVLLTVAGTIASRANGDGAAGATLGGYALPYAFVAGALAVGSGDPVGFFGPARWVGAPELLAGSVALLLVALLGLLGVASRLRVFVAGVTVGLVGAGAALGGLLLTPAGTAAVLLSALVFAVGAIPLLAIRLGKLPLPPVTLPAAAPTVEPERARDLPDQGRVHAAVTRTEEMLTGMLLGHALLAVAAAAVLGVAGGTAGRVLVAVTSAVLLLRSRLFVALRHRVPTVLAGLAGYAVLGTVLAGRADDAGRLALVLGGAALALVAVAAGTGYARRPVSPYLGRTADLTDTALVVAVVPVACAVLDLYDRARGLLG, encoded by the coding sequence ATGACAACCGGGCTGGCCCGCGTCACCATCAGCGCGCCGCAACGGCGGGTGGACGTCGCCCTGCCGGAGCAGGTGCCCCTGGCCGAGCTGTTGCCCGACGTGCTCCGACACGCCGGTGAAGGGTTGGCCGACGACGGCGAACGGCACGGCGGCTGGGTGCTGCGCCGCACCGACGGCGCCCTGCTGGTGACCGCTCAGGCGCTGTTGCCGCAGGGGGTCCGCGACGGTGAGGTACTGCACCTGGTGCCGGCCCGCGCCCACTGGCCCGAGCTGGAGTACGACGACGTGGTGGAGGCGATCGCCGACGGCGCCCGTCGCCGCGGCGGCGCCTGGTCGCCCACCGCCACCCGGGCGGCCGGTCTGGCCGGCGCCGCGGTGCCGCTCGCCGTCGGGCTGCTCGCCCTGCTCGTCGGTGGTCCGGCGTACCGCGGCGGCTGGCTGGCGGCGGCCGTGGTGGCGGTGCTGCTCACGGTGGCCGGGACGATCGCCTCCCGTGCCAACGGCGACGGCGCCGCCGGGGCGACCCTCGGCGGCTACGCCCTGCCGTACGCGTTCGTGGCCGGCGCCCTCGCGGTCGGCTCGGGCGACCCGGTCGGCTTCTTCGGGCCGGCGCGCTGGGTCGGCGCGCCCGAACTGCTGGCCGGTTCGGTGGCGCTTCTGCTGGTCGCCCTGCTCGGGCTGCTCGGGGTGGCCAGCCGGCTGCGGGTCTTCGTGGCCGGTGTCACGGTCGGGCTGGTCGGCGCCGGGGCGGCGCTCGGCGGACTGCTGCTGACCCCGGCGGGCACGGCGGCGGTGCTGCTCAGCGCGTTGGTCTTCGCCGTCGGGGCGATCCCGCTGCTGGCCATCCGGCTGGGCAAGCTGCCGTTGCCGCCGGTCACCCTGCCGGCCGCCGCCCCCACCGTGGAGCCGGAGCGGGCCCGGGACCTGCCGGACCAGGGCCGGGTGCATGCGGCGGTGACCCGCACCGAGGAGATGCTCACCGGGATGCTGCTCGGGCACGCGCTGCTGGCCGTGGCCGCGGCGGCGGTGCTGGGGGTGGCCGGCGGCACCGCCGGCCGGGTGCTGGTGGCGGTGACCTCGGCCGTGCTGCTGCTGCGGTCCCGGCTGTTCGTCGCGCTGCGGCACCGGGTACCCACGGTGCTCGCCGGTCTGGCCGGCTACGCGGTGCTGGGCACGGTGCTCGCCGGGCGGGCCGACGACGCCGGGCGGCTGGCGCTGGTCCTCGGCGGGGCGGCGCTGGCCCTGGTGGCCGTCGCGGCCGGCACCGGGTACGCCCGCCGGCCGGTCTCGCCGTACCTGGGCAGGACCGCGGACCTGACCGACACGGCGCTGGTGGTCGCCGTGGTGCCGGTCGCCTGCGCGGTGCTCGACCTGTACGACCGGGCCCGGGGGCTGCTCGGTTGA
- a CDS encoding inorganic diphosphatase has protein sequence MDFDVTVEIPKGHRNKYEVDHKTGRIRLDRTLFTSTQYPADYGFIEGTLGEDGDPLDALVLVPEPTFPGCLIRCRTIGMFRMTDEKGGDDKVLCVPYEDPRQEHLRDIHHLGEFDRLEIQHFFEVYKDLEPGKSVEGATWVGRTEAEAEIHASYKRARDAEARGEAAH, from the coding sequence ATGGATTTCGACGTGACGGTTGAGATCCCCAAAGGTCACCGGAACAAGTACGAGGTGGACCACAAGACCGGCCGGATCCGGCTGGATCGCACCCTCTTCACCTCCACCCAGTACCCGGCGGACTACGGGTTCATCGAGGGCACACTGGGCGAGGACGGCGACCCGCTGGACGCCCTGGTGCTGGTCCCCGAGCCGACCTTCCCGGGCTGCCTGATCCGCTGCCGCACCATCGGCATGTTCCGGATGACGGACGAAAAGGGCGGCGACGACAAGGTCCTCTGCGTGCCCTACGAGGACCCCCGCCAGGAGCACCTGCGCGACATCCACCACCTGGGCGAGTTCGACCGGCTGGAGATCCAGCACTTCTTCGAGGTGTACAAGGACCTGGAGCCCGGCAAGTCGGTGGAGGGCGCGACCTGGGTCGGCCGCACCGAGGCCGAGGCTGAGATCCACGCCTCCTACAAGCGGGCCCGGGACGCCGAGGCGCGCGGCGAAGCCGCGCACTGA